One Owenweeksia hongkongensis DSM 17368 genomic region harbors:
- the pepE gene encoding dipeptidase PepE produces the protein MPNSQFLTPDSKLLIVSTSKIYGSSYMEYLLDEVKNFFDGAEEILFIPYARPGGVSFDEYTEAPRKAFAQIGVSVKGIHEFENPAEAVANAKGIFTGGGNTFLLLKTLYENRLIEPLREAVKSGTPYMGSSAGSNITGLTIGTSNDMPIVYPPSFDALQLVPFNINPHYLDPIPDSKHQGETRETRINEFHFQNEQAVIGLREGSWLRLENSKLELSGDLTARLFEKGKDAREVEPGDVSFLLNS, from the coding sequence ATGCCAAACTCCCAATTCCTTACTCCCGATTCCAAGCTCCTAATAGTTTCCACAAGTAAAATTTACGGTTCATCCTACATGGAGTATTTGCTCGATGAGGTGAAAAACTTTTTTGACGGAGCAGAAGAAATCCTTTTTATTCCTTACGCTCGCCCGGGTGGGGTAAGCTTTGACGAGTACACGGAAGCACCACGTAAAGCTTTCGCTCAAATTGGTGTTTCTGTAAAAGGCATTCATGAGTTTGAAAACCCAGCAGAGGCGGTAGCTAATGCTAAAGGAATTTTCACAGGAGGAGGTAACACCTTTTTGTTGCTCAAAACACTTTATGAAAACAGATTAATTGAGCCTTTGCGTGAAGCTGTAAAAAGCGGAACACCATATATGGGAAGCAGTGCAGGTAGTAATATAACTGGACTTACCATAGGCACAAGCAATGATATGCCGATTGTTTACCCGCCAAGTTTTGACGCCTTGCAATTGGTGCCTTTCAATATCAATCCGCATTATTTAGATCCTATTCCTGATTCTAAGCATCAAGGAGAAACTCGTGAAACCCGGATTAATGAATTTCACTTTCAGAATGAACAGGCAGTAATTGGTTTACGCGAAGGAAGCTGGTTGAGGTTAGAAAATTCTAAACTTGAGCTAAGTGGAGATTTAACGGCTCGTCTTTTTGAAAAAGGTAAGGATGCTCGTGAAGTAGAGCCTGGAGATGTTTCGTTTCTATTAAATTCCTAA
- a CDS encoding ArnT family glycosyltransferase, with product MRILFSKPLGLLTLAIALALVVPALMMDGMFFDATCYTSVGLNLANGMGTPWQLFYSVDHINSHPGFYENPPLGYWIFAMFFKLFGNSIFVERFYLLLVYIISMVLISRIWNMVQPKYRSVAWLPILLWSVMPLTFWAYTNNIMENTMALFVFVAIILGWKSAVSSSKSYLWAALSGFSLFLAFMVKGVPGMYPLVTVAIYWLVYRDISFKKMLGLSLVMFAVGFGFILMLFVFPESNQMMEHYFFGRTMERINNSPVVANRLEIVRELFQQTLIPMVMVASVTIINKTKSGQWLSFDKKAFWFFLLIGLAGILPLILTSVQRGFYIVPAIPLVVMALAVLVADVVQNWLGNISPKAGKVIYVLSFLILIAVVVASIALAGTPKRDGKIIVDVQKVSEVVGQHTTMVAPRSLSQHSSTKSYFMRNEFIQLDSRPISEGNEPMKWGLVEKGVEFPLDGYEKYPLELNKFELYRISESDE from the coding sequence ATGAGAATATTATTTAGCAAGCCTTTAGGGCTTTTGACGCTTGCTATAGCTTTGGCGTTGGTGGTTCCTGCTCTTATGATGGATGGGATGTTTTTCGATGCAACCTGTTATACTTCGGTAGGGCTTAATCTGGCCAACGGGATGGGTACGCCTTGGCAACTCTTTTATAGCGTAGATCACATTAACAGTCACCCCGGATTTTATGAAAATCCTCCTCTGGGATATTGGATTTTTGCTATGTTTTTCAAGTTATTTGGAAATAGCATATTCGTAGAGCGCTTCTACCTTTTGCTGGTATATATTATTTCCATGGTGCTCATTAGTCGTATTTGGAATATGGTGCAGCCAAAGTATAGGTCAGTAGCTTGGCTTCCAATTTTGTTATGGAGTGTAATGCCACTTACTTTTTGGGCATACACCAACAATATTATGGAAAACACCATGGCCTTGTTTGTTTTTGTCGCAATTATTCTTGGTTGGAAAAGCGCTGTGTCATCATCGAAAAGTTATCTATGGGCGGCACTATCAGGGTTTTCATTGTTTCTGGCATTTATGGTAAAGGGGGTTCCAGGTATGTACCCGTTGGTAACGGTAGCTATTTATTGGTTGGTCTATCGCGATATCAGTTTTAAAAAAATGCTGGGTCTATCCTTAGTTATGTTTGCAGTGGGATTTGGCTTTATACTTATGCTTTTTGTATTTCCCGAGAGTAATCAGATGATGGAGCATTACTTTTTCGGTCGAACGATGGAAAGAATCAACAACTCACCGGTGGTGGCTAATAGACTGGAAATTGTAAGAGAGCTGTTTCAGCAGACTTTAATTCCGATGGTAATGGTGGCTTCGGTAACTATCATAAATAAGACTAAAAGTGGGCAATGGCTTTCTTTTGATAAAAAAGCATTTTGGTTTTTCTTATTAATTGGTCTTGCAGGAATATTGCCGTTAATTCTCACCAGCGTACAGCGTGGGTTTTATATTGTTCCTGCTATACCGCTAGTGGTTATGGCCTTGGCAGTGCTTGTGGCCGATGTTGTACAAAACTGGTTAGGTAATATTTCTCCAAAAGCAGGAAAAGTCATATACGTTTTAAGCTTTCTTATTTTGATAGCTGTGGTAGTAGCCAGTATAGCTTTGGCAGGAACGCCTAAACGTGATGGGAAAATAATAGTGGACGTTCAAAAGGTGTCAGAGGTTGTAGGGCAGCACACCACCATGGTAGCTCCGCGATCTTTATCTCAGCACTCCTCAACAAAGTCTTATTTTATGAGGAACGAATTTATTCAACTGGATAGCCGACCAATAAGTGAAGGTAATGAGCCAATGAAGTGGGGGCTGGTGGAAAAAGGTGTAGAGTTTCCCCTGGATGGTTATGAAAAGTACCCGCTGGAGTTAAACAAGTTTGAATTGTACAGAATATCGGAATCAGATGAGTGA
- a CDS encoding four helix bundle protein, whose amino-acid sequence MGTFKDLTAYSKAFDTSMEIFEKTKRFPKEEVYSLTDQVRRSSRSVCVNLGEGYRKRMYQKHFMAKVSDADMENTETSIWLDFALACKYLDEDSHSRLQVYNGEVGKLLGHMLKYPEKYGAK is encoded by the coding sequence CTACAGCAAGGCTTTTGATACTTCAATGGAAATATTTGAAAAAACAAAAAGATTTCCAAAAGAAGAAGTTTACTCTTTAACGGATCAAGTGAGGCGTTCTTCCCGTTCAGTGTGTGTAAATCTTGGTGAAGGTTACAGAAAGAGAATGTATCAAAAGCATTTTATGGCTAAGGTTTCAGATGCGGATATGGAAAATACCGAAACCTCAATTTGGCTCGACTTTGCCCTTGCTTGCAAATACTTAGATGAAGATTCACATTCACGTCTTCAAGTTTATAATGGAGAGGTTGGAAAGCTATTAGGACATATGCTGAAGTATCCGGAAAAATACGGAGCAAAATAG
- a CDS encoding DNA alkylation repair protein has translation MSDRLSDILGFLKERSDNAKAKSLSHFGVEANKAYGISMPVLRKLAKEIGKDTPLAEELWNEGHHEGKLLAGLIANPKEVTLEQMDRWVNEIYSWDVCDQLCINLLVKIDACWTLTERWIHNESEYVRRAGIVMIVALRIHDKKAEDKDLEPFFPLLKKYATDERNFVKKAVNWAIRELGKRSIKHYPIMISLCNELLEMDSKSAKWSASDALRELKSEKIKTRLAI, from the coding sequence ATGAGTGATAGGCTGAGTGACATCTTAGGGTTTTTAAAAGAACGTAGCGATAATGCAAAGGCAAAGTCATTGTCACATTTTGGTGTAGAAGCCAACAAAGCCTATGGCATATCCATGCCCGTTTTACGAAAGCTTGCTAAGGAAATAGGAAAGGACACGCCATTAGCCGAAGAGCTTTGGAATGAAGGACACCATGAAGGTAAATTACTTGCAGGGCTGATTGCAAACCCCAAAGAGGTGACCCTGGAGCAAATGGACAGATGGGTAAATGAAATTTACTCCTGGGATGTGTGCGATCAACTTTGCATCAACCTTTTGGTGAAAATAGATGCTTGCTGGACTTTAACTGAGCGCTGGATTCATAATGAATCTGAATATGTGCGCAGGGCTGGTATAGTAATGATTGTTGCATTGCGAATCCATGATAAAAAGGCCGAGGATAAAGATTTGGAGCCATTTTTTCCTTTACTAAAAAAGTACGCTACTGATGAACGTAACTTTGTAAAGAAGGCCGTGAATTGGGCTATTCGAGAGCTAGGAAAACGAAGCATTAAGCATTATCCAATAATGATTTCTCTTTGTAATGAGCTTTTGGAAATGGACTCCAAATCTGCAAAGTGGAGTGCTAGTGATGCCCTGCGAGAACTGAAAAGCGAGAAGATTAAAACTAGGCTCGCCATCTGA